The Microlunatus antarcticus DNA segment CGTCCTGCTCGTCCTGGCCCGGGTCGAACCCGAGGGCCTTCTCGCTGCGCCACCAGTCGACGAGTTGGCGGAGCCCCTCGTCCAGGCCGATGTCGGCGGTGAAGCCGAGGTCCTGACGGGCGGCCTCCGTGCTCGCGAGGCGACGGGTCACGCCGTTCACCGGACGGTCCGGCCCGTGCTCGACGCCGAGGTCGGACCCCATCACCGACAGCAGGCGCTCGGCCAGCTGCAGCAGCGACGTCTCCTCGCCGCGGGCGACGTTGTAGACGCCCTCGACGACCGGGCTCGTCGCCGCGAGCAGGTTGGCGCGGGCGATGTCGGTGGTGAACACGAAGTCCATCGTCTGAGCCCCGCTGCCGAAGATCAGCGGCGGCTTGCCGGCGACGATGCGCTCCATCCAGCGGATGAGCACCTCCGTGTAGAGGCCGTGGATGTCCATCCGCGGGCCGTAGACGTTGAAGTAGCGCAGGGCGACGTAGTCGAGCCCGGACATCGCTCGGAAGCTGCGCAGCATGCCCTCGTTGAAGGTCTT contains these protein-coding regions:
- a CDS encoding NAD-dependent epimerase/dehydratase family protein, with the protein product MSGPDLKGATTLVTGGAGTIGSTIVDQLLEAGVGEVRILDNLVRGRRGNLRGPLEDPRVRLVVGDLRDRDLVHDLAAGADVVFHQAAIRITQCAEEPRLALEVLVDGTFNVIEAAAQQKVGKLVAASSASVYGLAEEFPTTEHQHPYDNDTFYGAAKTFNEGMLRSFRAMSGLDYVALRYFNVYGPRMDIHGLYTEVLIRWMERIVAGKPPLIFGSGAQTMDFVFTTDIARANLLAATSPVVEGVYNVARGEETSLLQLAERLLSVMGSDLGVEHGPDRPVNGVTRRLASTEAARQDLGFTADIGLDEGLRQLVDWWRSEKALGFDPGQDEQDDQKTEPAGAMA